TGGTAAGTTTGAGGCAGAGTTAATGCAACTTGCTGTGAAAAACTCTCTTGGTGTTGAAAGGTATATGGAAAGAACCGCTTCAACCCTTAAGAATATAGTTATGACAGACACTTCCTCGGGATTTTCGCAGGATTCGAAGGCAGACTACAGAGACATAGATGTTCAAAACATCCTTGAAGAAAGCCTCGAAGTTGCAAAAATGGCTCAAAACCCTGTATCAATTGAGCCAGGTAAATACGAGGTAATTTTGACGCCATACGCAGTAGAAGAATTTCTTTCATCAATGAAGTATCTCTCGCTAAGTGCAAAAAATATTGAAGAGGGAACAAGTTTTATGAAGGGGCATTTTGGCGAGAAGATGTTCCCTGATCTTATTACGCTTTTTGATGATGGATTAAATGATGAAACATTAAAGATGGGATTTGATTTCGAAGGAGTCCCGAAGAAAAAGGTTACATTTATTGAGAATGGTGTTGTAGGTGATGTTGTTTACGATTCTTTCTATGCCTACAAAGAAGGCAAAGAACCAACAGGACATTCACTTCCACAGCCAAACGAACTTGGCGCATATCCTATGAATTTCTTTGTTGGGAAGGGTGGATCTACTGTTGAAGAGATGATTTCGCATGTTGAAAAAGGGCTTTTTGTTCAAAGATTCTGGTACACAAATCCTATGGAACCCGTAACACTACTCATTACTGGGATGACAAGAGATGGGCTTTTCCTTATCGAGAATGGTAAGATTACAAAACCAGTTAAACACATGCGTTTTACTGAAAGTATTTTAAATGCATTCAATAATTGTTTGGAGATTTCAAACATTTCTAAGATAATATATGAGGATGGTGCAGTGACAACAGCGCCTTATATGAGAATAAAAGACTTTAACTTTACAAGTGCAACAGAATTTTGATAAGGAGGTAAAGGATGAAAAGAATAGGAATTGTGTGTGATGGTGGCGATGCTCCAGGCATTAACACTGCAATAAGAGCTATTGCAAGGGCAAGTTTTGAGAAAGAGTATGAAGTGCTAGGCTTTATTGACGGTTTCCACGGTCTTATCGAAAACGATGTAAAGATAATCACCAAATCATCTGTCTCAGGAATTCTTGCGCTTGGAGGAAGCATCCTCGGAATTTCAAGATTCAATCCTTATAGAGATCCAAAATATATAGAAGCAATAAGGGAAAACTTCAAGAAGAATTCGCTTACACTTCTTGTTTTTATTGGCGATAGAGATACCATTACAATTGCAAAAAAACTTTCGGATGACGGTATCCCATCAATTGTAATTCCAAAAACGATTGATAACGATGTCTATGGCACAGACTACTCAATAGGTTTTGATACAGCTGTATCTGTCATTGCCCAATCTCTTGATAGCCTTCATGCAACCGCTTCAGCCCACCACAGGCTTATGGTTGTAGAAACAATGGGAAGGGAAACAGGATGGCTTGCTCTCTTCGGAGGGCTTGCAGGTGGTGCAGATTATATAGTTATTCCAGAGGTTCCATTTACAATGGAAGAGATTGCATCTCATGTTGAAAAAAGGAAGAAAGAAGGAAAGAACTTCTCAATAGTTGTAGTTGCAGAGGGTGTTGTATTGCCTGACGAAGATAGAGCGTCGTTCGAGTACGATGAATTTGGACACAAGGTAAACGCAAAGAGAATGGTTGGCTACAGGCTTGCTTCAAAACTTGAGGAACTTACACATCTCAAATCAAGGGTTATGGTTCTTGGGTACCTCCAGAGAGGAGGAATTCCAACAAACGCTGATAGAATTCTTGCAACTCGCCTTGGAGTAGAAGCGGTAAACCTTGTTGGCAGTGGAACAACAAATGTTGTTCTTGGTGTGAGAGATGGTGAAGTAATAACGACACCATACGAAGAAGCCTACGATAAGGTTCATACGGCTGATACAAAGTATTACGAACTTGCGAGGATATTCTTCTAAAGATGCTTGAAGGTTCTTTAAGAGATTTTTCTCTGGATGATTTACTTCAGATGATTTCCCTCGGGGGAAAAACTGGAGAACTCCACCTCGAGGGGACAACTCCTTTTGGTAATAAGAAGGGCATAATATACTTTGAAAATGGTGAAGTAAAGGATGCGGAAACAGAAGAATCACGTGGAGAGGTTGCAATTGTTGAGCTTCTCAACATAAAGGAAGGGTCCTTTAAGTTTGTTCCTAATGATACGCTTCATGTTAAGAGATCAATAAATAAATCAATACCTGACCTTGTCCTTCTTGCAACTTCAAAGTTAGATGAATGGAACAAGGTTAAGTCGAGGGTTGCTTCCGTTGATTCTGTTTTTAAGATGGTAACTGATGAGATTCCTGATGAAATTCATCTTTCGCAAACAGATTGGAAGGTCTTAATGCAACTTCAGAAAGGATTAACAATAAGAGAAGCTGCTTTAAAGCTTAATATGACTGTTTTTGATGTTGCAAAGATAGCTTATGGTCTCGCTGCTTTAAAAATTATAAAAGAAATAGGGCAGAAGAATCCCGAAACGCAGGAATTTAAAAGTAAGGTGCCTCCAAAAAATTTTATTATGAGGCTCGTCGATAGGATTAGGGGGCTTTAATGAGACACTATAAGATAGTTGTTACGGGGCCGTTTGCAGCGGGAAAAACAACATTCATTAAAACCATTACAGAGATTGCACCTATAGTAACGGAAGCAAAGACCACCAAAGAAGAAGAGTCAACCGTAAAGGATTCAACGACTGTTGCAATGGATTTTGGTAGAATTACCGTTGATGATGATTATGTGCTTCATATTTTTGGTACACCTGGGCAGTTTAGATTTAATTATATGTGGAGTATCCTTTCAAAGGATGCACTTGGCGTTATTCTTCTTGTCGATTCAGGCGATAGAAGTATGTTTGATGAAGCAAAGGATATGCTTAACTTCTTTAGAGTAAAAACAGATGCGCCCATTGTTGTTGCGTTGAACCACTTTAACGAGAAGGAACATGTTAGTGAAGAAGAACTTAGAAAGATAATGAACTTGCCAGACTCGATACCTGTAATTGGATGCGATGCAACAAATAAAGAAAGTGTTAAACAGGTGCTTTTGAAACTTCTCGAACTCATTCTCGAAAATGAAGTTTAATAAAGTTTTTAATTTTTAGTTTTTTTGTATAATATATACATGAAAATACCCTTAAAAAGGGAAAGGAGGCAAAAGGTATGAAAAAGTTGTTGGTAGTAATGTTAGCGATGGTGCTTGTTGTGTCCCTTTTTGCGGGATGCAAACCTGCATCAAACAAACTCGACTTGTCTACAAGAAAGTTCAAAATTGGTCTTGTAACGGATGTTGGTGGTCGTGGTGACAGGTCTTTTAACGACTCTGCACTTCGTGGTCTTGAAACCTGGGCTGCAAAGGTAAAGTACGTTGAAGGTGGCGGTTATGAGGCATTAACTGACGAAGAGTATAAGGCAAGTATTCCTGATGACCTTAAGGACAAGAACATCGTTCCTCTTGATGTAGAGCCAATCGTTCTTGAGTCGAAGGCAAAAGAGGACTACATTCCAAACATTCAGACACTTGTGGAGCAAAAGCATGTTGATCTTGTTATTGGTGTTGGTTTTATGCTTGCAAACGCAATTGGAGAATCAGCATTAAAGTATCCAAACACAAAGTTTATGCTCATTGACTCAACACCTGTGGATGCAAATGGTAACCCAGTTAATCCTCCAAATGTTGTTTCATACCTCTTCAAAGAGAACGAGTGTGGATTCCTTGTCGGAGCAATTGCTGGTTATGCAACAAAGGCAAACAAAGTTGGTTACATTGGCGGAATGGCAATTCCACCAGTACTAAGGTATGAAGCAGGATTTAGAGCAGGCGTAAAGACAACAAATCCAAATGCCCAGGTTATTGGTCAGTATACAAACTCATTTACTGATGCAGCACTTGGAAAGAGCGCAGCACAGTCTCAGATGGCACTTGGTGCTGATGTCCTCTTCCATGCAGCAGGTGCAACTGGAAACGGTATGTTCCAGGCAATTTGCGAAAAGGGTGCACCTTACTGGGGTATTGGTGTAGATGTTGATATGGGTCTTGATCCAAACCTTTGCCCGGATAGGACGCTCACTTCTGCAATAAAGCATGTTGACTATGCAACTTATTTAGCAATCAAATCTATTGTCGATGGAACATTCCAGAGTGGATCTGTTACACTTTCCCTTAAAGATGGTGGTGTAGGCTACGCACCGGACCATGTAAAGGACGTTCTCACTGCAGACCAGATTGCAAAAATCGAGAATCTAAGAAAGATGATAATTGACGGTAAGTTCACCGTCCCAGAGGATCCAAAGGCTGTTAATACCTGGACTCCTCCATCAGGATTTTAATAAGTAAATTAACGTTTTCGGGCAGGTAAGGTGTAGCCTGCCCATATTTTTATATTTGGAGGTTGATTGTGGAAGCGCTAAGAGTTGAGAATATTGTTAAAAGATTTCCAAATGTCCTTGCAAATGATAATGTTAGTTTATCAATCGAAAAAGGCGAGATTTTTGCAATAGTTGGAGAAAATGGTGCCGGGAAATCCACCTTAATGAAGATTGTGTATGGTCTCTATCTTCCTGACTCGGGAAATATCTATGTTTTTGGTAAGAAAGCAAACTTAAAAGACTCAAGAGATGCAATAAACCTTAAGATTGGTATGGTGCATCAGGAGTTTATGCTAATACCGAGATTTACCGTTACTGAAAATGTTGTCCTTGGTGATGAGCCAAAAAAATTTGGCTTTGTTTTTGACTACAGCAAGGCAGTAAAAGAAGTTAAAGAATTATCAGAGAAGTATTCGCTTACAGTTGACCCAACTGAAAAGGTTGAAAACCTTCCTGTTGGAATCCAGCAAAGAGTTGAGATATTGAAGATTTTGAGGCGTGGTGCAGAAATCCTTATATTTGACGAACCAACAGCAGTTCTAACGCCCGAGGAAACAGAAGAACTCTTTAAGACATTAAGAAAACTTAAGGAAGCGGGAAAAACGATTGTATTCATTTCTCACAAATTGAGTGAAGTTATGGAAATTGCAGATAGAATTGCCGTGATGAGAAGAGGTAAAGTCCAGGGAATTGTTAAAAAAGAGGAAACAAACGAGAGAGAACTTGCAAAAATGATGGTTGGAAGGGATGTTGTCCTTGAAATTGAAAGAGTAAAGACAGAACCTGGAAATGTAGTTTTTGAAGTGAAAGACCTCACCGTGAAAAATCCGAGAGGTATTATTGGCTTAAAAGATGTTAGTTTCAAAGTAAGGGAAGGTGAAATTGTTGCGATTGCAGGTGTAGAAGGAAACGGACAATCTGAACTTGTTAACGCCATACTTGGATTTTATAAACCCATAAAAGGTGTTATATCCATTGCGGGTAAAGAGATGAAATTTATAACACCTTATGAAATCCGTTCTAAAGGGCTTGCATATATTACTGAGGATAGAAAAAGAAGAGGTCTTATTTTGCAGTACAGGGCAAGAGAGAATATCATCTTAGGTAAACATACACTTTATCCTTTCTCTAAAAATGGCATAATGAATGATGCAGCAATTGACGAGTATGCAACAAGGAAGTTACAGGAGTTTGATGTGCGTCCACCTGAACCATATATGAAGGCAGTTAATTTTTCGGGTGGAAACCAGCAAAAAATAATTCTTGCAAGGGAACTTTCCATGGATCACAAATTCTTGCTTGCATCTCAACCTACCCGTGGGCTTGATGTTGGTGCAATGGAATTTGTATATAAATGGCTTATAGAAGAGAAGAAAAAAGGAATTGGAATTTTGCTAATATCTCTGGAACTTTCAGAAGTAATGGGGCTTGCTGATAGAATTCTTGTCCTCTATAAAGGTGAAATTGTTGGTGAAACAACACCTGAGAATACAACTGAGGAAGAACTTGGAGAAATGATGCTTGGTCTTAAAAGGAAGGTGCTACAATGAAAGAAGTCTTTGGTAGAATCTTTATACACAGGCGTGAAGAAAACTGGTGGATGAATTTATTGGTTCCAATAACTTCTATTATTATAGCTCTTATTGTCGGTGCAATATTCATTGCCTCTACTGGGCGTGACCCTATACTTGCATACAAGTTGATGTTTGGTGCTTCTGGGCTTGTTCCAGGACCATATTTCAAGACGCACTTCGCTGAGATGCTACTTTATACAGCCTTATTTGCTTCAACTGGTCTTGCATTTGCTTTACCTGCACGTGCTGGGCTTTTCTCGATTGGTGCAGAAGGTCAGTTTTTAGTTGGTATGATAACTGCAGCATTTTTTGGTTTCTGGAAGCCTCTTTACAACCTTCCTTCTTTTATCCACATAACTATAATCTTTGCGATGGTGATTCTCTTTGGTGGCTTGTGGGGGCTTATTGCAGGCTTTCTTAAAGCAAAAAAAGGAATTAACGAAACAATCATAACAATAATGCTAAACTGGATTGCCTTTCACCTTATTGAAGGTTGGCTTGTTCCGACGGGCGGACCCCTTGCTGCAGATGTCTCAACAGGAGTTTCAGGGACACCTTATGTATCACCATCGGCAAGGTTACCTGTTATACTTCCTGGAACAAGGCTCAATATAAGCATACTCGTAATGCTTCTTGTAATTTATTTAGCGTGGTTTTTGCTATATCGGACCGTTTTTGGCTACGAAATAAGAGCAATGGGATACACAGCGATTACAAATATGGAAGCCCCGAAAATTGGTGGTGTAAATACCGAAAAAAGGATTATGCAAATAATGTTTTTGGGCGGTGCAATTGCAGCACTTGGTGGTTCTTTTGTTGTACTTGGTTTTTTGGGGCAGTATCCTCCTGTTTTTGAGGGTGGTTATGGTTTTGATGGTATTGCAGTTGCTCTTATTGGTGGAAATGAACCAGTTGGGATTTTACTTTCTTCCATGCTTATAGGAGGATTAAGGACTGGCGCAACAGCGGTGCAACTTGCAAGAATCCCTAAGACATTCCCTGCAATTATTGAAGGTCTTATTGTTGCTTTTATTGCTCTTAACGAACTTATAAGGTATCTCCTGTCTAAAGTCCTTTTAAGGAAGAAGGAAGGTGTAGCATGAACTGGACATTCTTAATTAATCAATCAATTGCACAGATGCTTGATTTTGCAGCGCCAATACTTTTTGCCGCATTAGGTGGTGTTGTATCTGAGAATGCAGGCGTTGTTAACATTGCACTTGAAGGCATTATGCGATTTGCTGCATTTTTCGGGGTGTGGGGCGCATTTGTTTCCAAAAGTCCGTGGGTAGGATTGCTCTGGGGTATTGGAATTGGTGCTCTACTTGGTGCATTCCATGCTTACATAACAGTAAAGTGGGCAGGTGACCAGATTGTTTCAGGTGTTGCAATAAATGTAGTTGCTGCAGGTGGCATAAGATATTTCCTTGAGTGGATTTTTAAAACAACCGGGTATTCCCCGAATGTTCCATATTTTGGAGACCCAGCACGTTTGATAAATTTAAAATTTCTTGAGAATATCCCCGTTCTTGGTGCTTTTGCGCATCTACATATATTTATATGGCTTTCTTTGATCCTTGTGTTTGTCCTTCATTTTCTTCTATATCATACCGTCCTTGGTTTAAGGATTCGTGCAGTGGGCGAGTATCCTCTTGCGGCAGAAACCCTTGGTGTAAATGTGTTGAGAATAAAGTGGTTTGCAGTTATTCTGGGAAGTATTATTGCTGCACTTGGTGGTGTTGCGCTTTCTTTGGGCACAATGTCTTCGTTTGTGGAGACGGGTATGGCAGCAGGTAAGGGCTTTATAGGTCTTGCTGCTATGATTTTTGGAAAGTGGACTCCAATCGGTGCAATGTGGGCAACTTTCCTTTTTGCTTCAGCTCAGGTTTTACAGTTCTTGCTCCAGGCGGTTGCAAAAGGTGTTGCAACTAAGATTCCTGTTGGATTTTACCTTGCGCTTCCATACATCCTTACAATAGGTGCGCTTATTGGTGTTGTAGGTAAAGCTGTTGCACCAGCAGCAGACGGCGTGCCATACAAGAAAGAAAGTTAAGAATATTGGAGGAAGGCTTTGCCTTCCTCCAACTCTACCCCAAAAACTAATCTTTGTCTTTCTGGGGTAAGTTCGAAAAGGGGACTTTACCTTTTCGATTGAATGGAGGAGATGTCTCACTTTGTTCGACATGACCATTAATGGAGGAGGGAAAAGTCTCCTCCTTCAACTCTTCCCGAAATTAATTTTTTGCCTTTTGGGGTTGTTGGGAAGAGGGTCTTCTTCCACTTCCCAATATTAGGAGATCCCTCACAAAAGACGTTCGGGACGACCAAACTACGGTCGGTTGGAAAGGGGGCNNNNNNNNNNNNNNNNNNNNNNNNNNNNNNNNNNNNNNNNNNNNNNNNNNNNNNNNNNNNNNNNNNNNNNNNNNNNNNNNNNNNNNNNNNNNNNNNNNNNGCTTCAGGCACTGCGGTGTTTGTGGAGGATATTTAGTTTATGAAAGCCTTCAAATTTGTATCAGTTTTTGTATTTATTTTTTTAATTGCAATTTCTGCGTCTTCTATCTCAGCAGGTACAATTAGACCAAGCGTAAGAAATAGTATTACACTTGTTCCTGCGTACTTTTATCCTACCGAAGATGATTTTTTGAAACTCACAATTTCTAAAACGGTAAGAACTCAAGTTGTTATTTTGAATCCCGATAACGGTCCTTCAGGGACTGTTGATGATAATTATAAAGATGCAATAAGAAGATTGCTTCTTAAAGGAAAAATTCCCATTGGGTATGTTTATACAGGTTATGGTAAAAGAGATATAAATGATATTAAGGCAGATATTGATAGGTGGTATAAATTTTACCCAAATATAAGGGGGATATTTTTGGATGAGGTAAGTGATGAAGAAGAATTTATTTCTCTTTATTCAACTATCTATAAATTTATTAAAGACAAATACAAGGGAGTTGTTGTAATAAATCCCGGGACAAATTTCCCTCAAAAGCTCCTTAACTTTTGTGATTATGCGGTAGTATTCGAGGGCGACCCTTATGAATTAAATAATTTTAAGATTAGTGACTCTCTTAAAAATAATCTTAATAAGCTGGTATTTCTTGTTTATGGAGTTGATGATGAAAATATAGAGGAAGTTTTAAATGACATAACTAAAAGAGGTGTCAAAAACTTTTACATTACAGACGATGATTTGCCTAATCCCTGGGATAAGTTGAGCAAATATTTTGATAGGTTTTAAGATGCTAATTAGAAATACTACAGTAGTTAATTTTGATGATTTATCGATTTTAGAAAGCGTTGATGTCAAGATCAGAGGAAATCTAATTCAAAGTATTGGAAAAATTGAAGAAGTTGATAATGAAACTATTGATGGTTCTCGATATATCCTTATGCCAGGGCTTACAAATGCACATGCGCATACTGCAATGGCACTTTTAAGAGGGGCAGCAGAAGATACAACATCAACAGAGTGGTTTAACGAGCACATCTGGATTTACGAGAAAAATATTGATAAAGGCGATGTTTACATAGGGACGCTTTTAGGCGGAGCAGAGATGATTGCCTCAGGCATCACAACTGTTTTCGACCATTACTTTAATATGGATGAGGCATATAGAGCATATACTGAACTTGGGATGCGTGCGGACTTATCTTATACGATGTTTGGAGCAGGCGAAAGCGCAGATAAAAATTTTGATGAGGCAATGAATTTTATAGAGAACTTCTCAGATAAAAGTGACCTTATTACATTGAGTTTAGGACCACACTCTCCTTATGTTTGCCCAAAAGAATTTCTTGAGACGATTGCAAAAATTCAAAGTGAAACAAATTTGAAGGTTCATCTCCATATTTCCGAAGAGCCATGGCAAGTGGAGAAATCGATTAAGGAATTTGGTCTTACTCCAATAAAGTATATCGATTCAATTGGGCTTCTAAATGAAAACACAATTTTAGCCCATGCTTACTTTGCAACGGATGAGGAACTTGAACTTATTAAAAAGAAAAACGCAAATATAGCACGTGCGCCTAAAACTTACTTGCGCTTTGCCTGGGTAAACGACCTTCTTCCAAAGGCGTTAGAAAAAGATGTAAATATAACTTTTGCAACCGATGGAGCAGCATCCAATGCAAATTATTCAATAATTGAGGCAGGGCGGCTTTCTGCAATCCTTGGCAAGGTTGCAACAAATTCTCCCAGGATTGCTAAATTTGAAGAGGTTGTAAGACTTTTTAGCCTTGGGGAGCGATTCCTAAAGAAACCCATAGGGAAGATAAAACCTAATTATCTTGCTGATATAGTTTTTCTTGATAAATACTCTCCAAGATTAAACCCACAGGACAATATTTTTGCAAATCTCCTTTATGTATTGTCTGAACAGGACATAAAGAAAGTTATGGTAAATGGGAAATTTGTTTACGAGGATGGGAAAATTTTAGGTGTTAATATGGAAGAAATTATAAAAGAAGCAAATAAGATAAGTAAAAGGCTTAGGGTAAAGAAATCTGGAAAACCACTTCAAAATTTTGGTTAAAATATTTTTAAGGAGGCAAGTATGAGGCTATTTGTATTTGAAAGTGAAGGTTTTTTGAATGTAGGTGTCGAGGTTGATGGGCACAAAATAAACATCAACAAACTTTCCGAAGCAATGGAGCACATTGGCGAAAAGACAGCTCCTTATGTTGAATCAGTACAATCTGCAATTGAGCAATTTGAGGATGTAAAGAAGATGATCGCCTGGGGTAAGAAGACTTTTAAAGACCAATTTTTTGAACTTTTCAAGGTTAATGTAAAGAAATTTTATCCTCCTATCGATAAGTCAGCACAGGTTGTGTGCCTTGGAAAGAACTATGTTGAACATGCAAAAGAAACAGGTGGAGAGGTTCCCGATGAGCCAATTCTTTTTGGTAAGTTTGCAACACTTGCTATAACAGATGGAGACATAATTATGTATCCAAAATGGGCAACAAGGATTGACCCAGAACCAGAACTTGGAGTTATTATAGGGAAAGAATGCAAAGATGTGGAAGAGATTAATGCAATGGATTGCGTTTTTGGATATACGATTGTAAACGACATAACGGAGAGAAACATAGAATTCAAGGATATGGCAAAGGGACTTCCATGGTTTAGATCCAAGAATTTTGAAACTTCTCTTTCAATTGGTCCTTATATTGTGACAAAAGATGAAGTTAAAATGCCTCATAATCTTGAAATCGAACTTTATGTGAATGGGGTATTAAAGCAAAAAGGCAATACCAGGGATATGATTTTCAAAATAGATAAGACAATTTCGTATATCTCAAAGTACTTTACGCTTTATCCTGGAGATGTTATCTCTACTGGAACAGTCCCAGGTATTCTTCCAGTTGAAAAAGGCGACGAGGTATTGATAAAAATCGAGAAAGTTGGGGAGTTGAAAAACAGAGTTTCAAGATGAAATTTTGGTGGAGCAGAGGGGACTTGAACCCCCGGCCTCATCCGTGCGAGGGATGCGTTCTACCACTGAACTACTGCCCCACCCCCTATGAATTATACCAGATTTTTGAATTTTTAATTTTACCCCTCTTGACATTTCTTGCAAATGTATAAAATTAATCTATAATGTATCTAAAGGGAGAATGAAATGAGCGCATTATTTGGCAAGAAAGACTTTAGAAGGGATTTGCAGAGTTTAATTCAGAAAGGGGACATTAAAGGAGCCTGTGAATATGCTATGCGCAATGCCTCTGATTATGAAGAACTCGGGAATATTGATAATGCTATACTTGTGCTTAAAACCCTTTTAGACCTTATTGAAGAAAATAAAGTTAATAGACCAGAGTGCATTGAAATCTCCCTGGAGAAACTCGTTTCTCTGTACATTGAGGTAGACGAGGTTGATAAAGTTATAGAAAACTCATTAAAACTTGCAAAACTTAAGATCGACCTTGGAAAAGTTGGGGAAGCAGTCCAACTTATGAAAATGGTTGATTTTAGATACAAATTGAACACATCTCAATTAAAGGAATTAATAAACATTTATATCTCTGCAGGGCACATTCCTAATGCTCTCAGGCTAATTGAAAGGGTTCTTGAGAGAGAAAAAGACAATAATCTTATGAAACTTGCAGGTGATATCCTTTTCAACGCAGGTGATTTCGAAAAAGCCCTTGAGTACTTCAAAGCACTTACAGTTCTCGATCCCGAAAATGAGTACGCAAAAAAGAAGGTAGAAGAGATAGAAAAGATATTGAATGTCCTAAATAGAAGTGGAGAAAAAGTTAAGCCTCAAATACCAATAGAAGGTAATATTGTTGAAAGTAAAAAGGTAGAAGTAGAGGAAGTTCATACACCGCCCGTTAAGGAGAGTATTAAGCCTTTAGAGAATTTAACGAGAGAAGAGAAAGCAAAGGAAAATGCTGTTCCTGAAAAACCCTTAGAAGAAAAGCCCAAAATCGAGGAAGAAAAACCACCCGTAACGACTGAGTTACCCGAAGTAAAAGTAGAAGAAGTTTTAAAAAAACAGCCTCAAACTTCTGAAGAAAAGGTTGAACAGCCCAAGCCAGTAAGATTGAATCTTGAGGACATTCCTGAATATGTTGAAGCACTTTCATATATTGAAAAAGGGGATATTAAAGAAGGAGTAAAAAAGCTTGAAACGCTTGCTCTTGATTTTGAAGGAAAAGATATCAATACGGCAATTGAGATATACGAGAAAATACTTCTCATTGACCCTACTCATCTATCGGTTGCAAAAAAGATTTCTAAGATACTTCTCGACAATGGAAGAAAGCAAGAAGCAATATTTTATTTGAGAAGCGCCACAAATAGCATAGACCCTTTGGCTCGATTAGAGGCACTCCTTTCTTTAAAAGAACTTGTCCCTGAAGATGAGAATGTTAAGAAACGAATTTTCAATACTTACATTGAACTTGGACGTTTAGAAGATGCAATAGAAACTTTAAAGTGGTTCCCAATTGAAAGCCTTAATGCAATTCTTGAAGAGATGTTTAACTATGTAAAAGATAATAAAGCCCTGATTTCAAGAGTATCAAAGTTTATTAACTCGAAAGAAATTGCAGAATCCGTTAAATTCAAATATTTCTACAGGACTTACG
This sequence is a window from Caldisericum sp.. Protein-coding genes within it:
- a CDS encoding ABC transporter permease → MNWTFLINQSIAQMLDFAAPILFAALGGVVSENAGVVNIALEGIMRFAAFFGVWGAFVSKSPWVGLLWGIGIGALLGAFHAYITVKWAGDQIVSGVAINVVAAGGIRYFLEWIFKTTGYSPNVPYFGDPARLINLKFLENIPVLGAFAHLHIFIWLSLILVFVLHFLLYHTVLGLRIRAVGEYPLAAETLGVNVLRIKWFAVILGSIIAALGGVALSLGTMSSFVETGMAAGKGFIGLAAMIFGKWTPIGAMWATFLFASAQVLQFLLQAVAKGVATKIPVGFYLALPYILTIGALIGVVGKAVAPAADGVPYKKES
- a CDS encoding spherulation-specific family 4 protein, with the translated sequence MKAFKFVSVFVFIFLIAISASSISAGTIRPSVRNSITLVPAYFYPTEDDFLKLTISKTVRTQVVILNPDNGPSGTVDDNYKDAIRRLLLKGKIPIGYVYTGYGKRDINDIKADIDRWYKFYPNIRGIFLDEVSDEEEFISLYSTIYKFIKDKYKGVVVINPGTNFPQKLLNFCDYAVVFEGDPYELNNFKISDSLKNNLNKLVFLVYGVDDENIEEVLNDITKRGVKNFYITDDDLPNPWDKLSKYFDRF
- a CDS encoding amidohydrolase, translated to MLIRNTTVVNFDDLSILESVDVKIRGNLIQSIGKIEEVDNETIDGSRYILMPGLTNAHAHTAMALLRGAAEDTTSTEWFNEHIWIYEKNIDKGDVYIGTLLGGAEMIASGITTVFDHYFNMDEAYRAYTELGMRADLSYTMFGAGESADKNFDEAMNFIENFSDKSDLITLSLGPHSPYVCPKEFLETIAKIQSETNLKVHLHISEEPWQVEKSIKEFGLTPIKYIDSIGLLNENTILAHAYFATDEELELIKKKNANIARAPKTYLRFAWVNDLLPKALEKDVNITFATDGAASNANYSIIEAGRLSAILGKVATNSPRIAKFEEVVRLFSLGERFLKKPIGKIKPNYLADIVFLDKYSPRLNPQDNIFANLLYVLSEQDIKKVMVNGKFVYEDGKILGVNMEEIIKEANKISKRLRVKKSGKPLQNFG
- a CDS encoding fumarylacetoacetate hydrolase family protein, which produces MRLFVFESEGFLNVGVEVDGHKININKLSEAMEHIGEKTAPYVESVQSAIEQFEDVKKMIAWGKKTFKDQFFELFKVNVKKFYPPIDKSAQVVCLGKNYVEHAKETGGEVPDEPILFGKFATLAITDGDIIMYPKWATRIDPEPELGVIIGKECKDVEEINAMDCVFGYTIVNDITERNIEFKDMAKGLPWFRSKNFETSLSIGPYIVTKDEVKMPHNLEIELYVNGVLKQKGNTRDMIFKIDKTISYISKYFTLYPGDVISTGTVPGILPVEKGDEVLIKIEKVGELKNRVSR
- a CDS encoding tetratricopeptide repeat protein translates to MSALFGKKDFRRDLQSLIQKGDIKGACEYAMRNASDYEELGNIDNAILVLKTLLDLIEENKVNRPECIEISLEKLVSLYIEVDEVDKVIENSLKLAKLKIDLGKVGEAVQLMKMVDFRYKLNTSQLKELINIYISAGHIPNALRLIERVLEREKDNNLMKLAGDILFNAGDFEKALEYFKALTVLDPENEYAKKKVEEIEKILNVLNRSGEKVKPQIPIEGNIVESKKVEVEEVHTPPVKESIKPLENLTREEKAKENAVPEKPLEEKPKIEEEKPPVTTELPEVKVEEVLKKQPQTSEEKVEQPKPVRLNLEDIPEYVEALSYIEKGDIKEGVKKLETLALDFEGKDINTAIEIYEKILLIDPTHLSVAKKISKILLDNGRKQEAIFYLRSATNSIDPLARLEALLSLKELVPEDENVKKRIFNTYIELGRLEDAIETLKWFPIESLNAILEEMFNYVKDNKALISRVSKFINSKEIAESVKFKYFYRTYELCVEAGDNIESIKWLIKAHSVRKLSLEDYFRGAELLNGLKLPEEAEIIAQSIYEYIELQNDPVKAYELSEKILSLGVNKPLYYAKHLELALRVQKTDVALKMAERLVEHNAIQYAELVYDSIKEHIKSLDKDTLTKFINYFEIAGLTNVAYELNLELLKLDPFNSQALTKTFLYAVEKGDEREILAFLEKFPPNSSYAGVVEPIIERYSAMKTKNPFDPTYHFIIGFLYYFIERYEEAVAYFQFVLRSNRNKALMRLMLSMCFEKTLLLDFALKQLELGLNEEGVPEVKKEILYRYAIMKKNIGDVVSARKALTELLKMGEYKDARVLLETLPSEGKIIDIRGEEK